In the Diorhabda sublineata isolate icDioSubl1.1 chromosome 10, icDioSubl1.1, whole genome shotgun sequence genome, ATTCTCGTATTGATTTTAATCGTGGTATGCGCGTTTTTGTGAAATTCCATTTCGAAATTAAGAATCGGAATGTTTTCAATTATGAGAATTTATTGgattaccctgtatatataatttttatcgGAAGACATCGCATCGCATCATCACCTAACCACCCTCCTCGTTTCATAGGGacaagaagaaaagaaatttgtatatatacGTCGACTCCTCCCTTATGGTGGTTTTCACTCTTCCTGGATTTATCTGGTACCAACTTATAGCTGAGAAATATAAGTTGCTGGTAAAAACCTGGTAAGAACtgtaaaaatcaattttgtgcATTTTCCCAACAATTTTTctgattgaaaaaaatgaaaattgatggaGTGACTTATGAATTATATTCACTAGGTTATTTGAAATTCCTGAAGGGtaaatttgagataattttcaaacaCATTGCTGTCAAAAATTAGTAGGAATGTGTTAAAatgtatctaatttattttgttttattattaaatatgaaaatattgaatatttttgaacaacTGTTAAAATAATTCAGTTGAATCCATTAATGAAAGTTAATAAACTCTAAGTGATAAAAATATGAGTCTGTGGAGGCTCTTtgcataaaaaatcattttaatttcaattttaagtaTTAATACCAAATATgtgatattaaataattaaataaaattgttaataattatttttgaaagaaaaatttggcAGAAATCATAGATTTTAAACGGAatcatacttttttatatacttattttattaaaataattaaatatatttttatagtttctgtGTTTATCTGTGATTTTAACTGTTGTATATATTTGTTTAGAAATAAAATcgtattcaaatgaaaatttgtatttttccataactttccttccttttagttataatataaaattaaaatcaataaaagccaaaaaaaaaacgttcaattTCAAATCATACAAGGTTATAACGCGattgataattttgattcaaaattagaTTAAAGGTACATTAAGGGTTCAAATAAATCGACTACACGCTATTggcgaaaaattattttattcctaaGAACAAAAGTAAATTAGATtgttaaaaattacaatttatatgaatataattaacaattattagagtgataaacaaattaataaacttGATAATACAATACTTACACGTTACACCACAACAATTAACACTTACTACCACTTACACAATATGTTTCCACGAGTGAAAAACTTATCACTAGCCCCCGAACTACAGAAGGAACATGTTTCAATAATTCATTTAGATTTCCAATCAATTCTCGAAAGTTCACAATGTTTTTAGTAAACAAACCTCAAATTGTTATCAGTAGTTGTTTTGATCCCCCATAACGGAAATATGACGTAAACACAGTATCTGTCAGCCTTTTCCCACGACATTAGACAGCCACCTCGATATTAGTATCTTACAGCAATCGATTATTTTCATCGCCCGTTTCAAATGATATCCAatcaattgataaaatatttaatcgaTTTATACCTCTGTATCTTACAGGGTGATTGAACAACCATCTCGTTTTCagcatcgatttttttttcaccatTCGATTCAAGTCAACAGTTTTGGTTTATAAAATGCCTATGTATCATACAGGGTGATCACTTTTGTTGGATTtcatatcaacattttttttcatatttgatcgACAATTTAGATATATAAAACGCCTccgtattatacagggtgataaaACAACGATGTTTTCGAAGTTGAATTTAGTAGCCActcgattttttcgttttgaatatttcttcacGCAGTTTTCATCAATAGAATACATttgtattatacagggtgataatgtaataagtttttttaaattgcacTTCGCTGGATCTTACACCAGTCGACTTTTAACATACGGGGTGCGAATAAAACGTTGTTTTATTCGCGGTCCCTTCATAAAATGGCCctgtattatacagggtgataatacaatgaagttttttaaaatgcagTTCCTTTTGGTTCCCTGGATCTTACACCAATCGACTTTTAACATACAGGGTGTGaataaaacattgttttattcGCGGTCCCTTCATAAAATGGCTctgtattatacagggtgataatacaaagaagttttttttaaatgcagtTCCTTTTGGTTCCCTGGATCTTACACCAGTCGACTTTTAACATACAGGGTGTGaataaaacattgttttattcGCGGTCCCTTCATAAAATGGCTCTGAAGTATACAGGGTGATAATATAAAACGGAAATTTCAGTCGAAATTGAATCTAGTAGTCACCTCGTTCCGTGGATCTTACACCAATCGATTTTTAGCATACAGGGTGATAATATCGAATcgcttttgaagaaaaatgttctaagtttttctagcgCCCCCTCCGTCGAGATTAAATCCAAATATCAATACAAAAACttgttaaatataaatagaaatttattttctcttgatttacgtacgtataaataaaataaaaaattataaaaataattccagcCTCCAAGATTTAAGTTGTGACGTTTGGGGGGGAGAACGGAATTCTGGATCTGTAAAAGgggacgaaaaaaaaaaaaagaaaattttttagtataatcAAAAACAGACACcgataattaattcaaaatgatataaatttcgATTTGGAATAATCGTAATTCGtttaatacaataaaatcaACACAATTCGGTTATTTTccgtaataaaaaaaaagtttcgcTTCAATTTTGACgcgtaaagaaaaaaattaaatgacgCGAGTGTTCGGTACTTACCCAAATcttgtttgttttgtataatTGCGGAAACTACGACGTCGGTCGATTCGTCTTCTTTAACAAACACCTCGGGCCAAATTTTGGGGATCTTCTCGACAATCTTATCTTGCAATTCGCATAAATTCTTGTGTAACCGAGTAGTTAATTCGACGTCGTATCCGTATCCCGCCAAACACAATTCTTTAACTTCCTCGCCGAGATTCATAATTTCCCCGTACAATATGTGCAAAGTTCTAATTAGAGCTATATCTTCGTAAAAACCTCCCTCTTTGAGATcgatttttttcctttcttcTTTTCGACGATTTCTCGACGATAACGAGGTTCTATTGGTGTTTTAAAGCGTCAAATCGatatttagttttgatttaCACTGTATTATAAATTGAACAAAACGCTGATCACTCTGTATACTATTTCGTGTCGTTTCGATAAAATTCGATTTTCTTAAAACGAAATGCGACAAGTGACAAGTGACAGCGTTTTGACAAGCAATGTATTacgaattaaaataaacttcatttaaatggacatgaaatttttttttttgaaaatacaatttgGGACGATAGTATGAAATATTAGTGTCGGTTAACCCTGTAAAATGTAGAAATCTACTACCCGTTTTGTAATGCAAACATCCCCtatcagaaaataaaaaagataacaTATATATCTCGTTATTTTCAtaacgtatatatatatatatatatatatatatatatatatatatatatacgttaGTTTTGAACAACACTGTATTAAGAATGAAATTAATACAGTGTGAGACGACACTAGGGACAGATATTAGTTTAGGTTAGCACTGTATAAATCGATTAGGACGAATATTGGTACTAAAATTAatccattttcaaatatttcgaaaaaatttgcatattttattattatttttttttgaaaataataattgtgtgAAACGAAAAAGTTGTGGTAAACACTGTGTTAtctaaaatggaaaataaatttaatttgaacgTGCATAAAGACGAAAGATAGTTGCAtatttacgaaattttgaaaaattcatatatttggCAATTTTCATTTGTACGTACAGTGTGAGACGATATTAGGAATCATAATAGTTTTGcagtaatttttataaacactgtattacgaattaaaattgatttaaatgaaGGTAAAAGGTTGTTTCATATTtacaaaacttgaaaaaaatgatactataggttattttttttttaaatatagtgtGAGACGATACTAGGGATGGATATTAGTTTTGGTTTACATTGTGTAAATTGATTAAAACGAATATATGCactataattgattaaatttcgaaaactttgataaaacatattttgttattttttttttgaataaaaaacacgATAAAAAACAGTAGTTGTGGTAAACACTGTATtatgaattaaaaacaaaaaataaactaaatttatgCGAACATGGTGCTAAAATATTGTCAAATGTacaataaatttggaaaaatttatatatttttctatttttcattgataataCAGTGTGAAACTATATTAGGGATCGATATTAGTTTTCGTTAACACGATGTAAATTGATTAAAACGAATATAGGTGCTagaattgatgaatttttgacaaatattgaaggaaattgacatattttgaaggttttttggaaaaatacagGGTGAAACGAAAGTAGTTTTGGTTAATACCGCATTAAGATTTGATATAAgcgataaatttaatttaaaatcgtCAAATTGTTCCATATTcgaaagttttcgaaaaaaacgatataataGGTTATGTTTCTTTGATAATACAGTGCGAAACGACATTAGGGATCGATATTAGTTTTCGTTAACACGATGTAAATTGATTAAAACGAATATAGGTgctaaaattgatgaatttttgacaaatattgaaggaaattgacatattttgaaggttttttggaaaaatacagGGTGAAACGAAAGTAGTTTTGGTTAATACCGTATTAAGATTTGATATAAgcgataaatttaatttaaaatcgtCAAATTGTTCCATATTcgaaagttttcgaaaaaaacgatataataGGTTATGTTTCTTTGATAATACAGTGTGAAACTATATTAGGGATCGAATTAGTTTTCGTTAACACGATGTAAATTGATTAAAACGAATATAGGTgctaaaattgatgaatttttgacaaatattgaaggaaattgacatattttgaaggttttttggaaaaatacagGGTGAAACGAAAGTAGTTTTGGTTAATACCGTATTAAGATTTGATATAAgcgataaatttaatttaaaatcgtCAAATTGTTCCATATTcgaaagttttcgaaaaaaacgatataataGGTTATGTTTCTTTGATAATACAGTGTGAAACTATATTAGGGATCGAATTAGTTTTCGTTAACACGATGTAAATTGATTAAAACGAATATAGGTgctaaaattgatgaatttttgacaaatattgaaggaaattgacatattttgaaggttttttggaaaaatacagGGTGAAACGAAAGTAGTTTTGGTTAATACCGTATTAAGATTTGATATAAgcgataaatttaatttaaaatcgtCAAATTGTTCCATATTcgaaagttttcgaaaaaaacgatataataGGTTATGTTTCTTTGATAATACAGTGCGAAACGACATTAGGGATCGATATTAGTTTTCGTTAACACGATGTAAATTGATTAAAACGAATATAGGtgccaaaattgatgaatttctgacaaatattgaaggaaatcgacattttttaaagtttttttggaaaaatacagGGTGAAACGACAGTAGTTTTGGTTAATACCGTATTAAGATTTGATATAAgcgataaatttaatttaaaatcgtCAAATTGTTCCATATTcgaaagttttcgaaaaaaacgatataataGGTTATGTTTCTTTGATAATACAGTGCGAAACGACATTAGGGATCGATATTAGTTTTCGTTAACACGATGTAAATTGATTAAAACGAATATAGGTgctaaaattgatgaatttttgacaaatattgaaggaaattgacatattttgaaggttttttggaaaaatacagGGTGAAACGAAAGTAGTTTTGGTTAATACCGTATTAAGATTTGATATAAgcgataaatttaatttaaaatcgtCAAATTGTTCCATATTcgaaagttttcgaaaaaaacgatataataGGTTATGTTTCTTTGATAATACAGTGTGAAACTATATTAGGGATCGAATTAGTTTTCGTTAACACGATGTAAATTGATTAAAACGAATATAGGTgctaaaattgatgaatttttgacaaatattgaaggaaattgacatattttgaaggttttttggaaaaatacagGGTGAAACGAAAGTAGTTTTGGTTAATACCGTATTAAGATTTGATATAAgcgataaatttaatttaaaatcgtCAAATTGTTCCATATTcgaaagttttcgaaaaaaacgatataataGGTTATGTTTCTTTGATAATACAGTGCGAAACGACATTAGGGATCGATATTAGTTTTCGTTAACACGATGTAAATTGATTAAAACGAATATAGGTgctaaaattgatgaatttttgacaaatattgaaggaaattgacatattttgaaggttttttggaaaaatacagGGTGAAACGAAAGTAGTTTTGGTTAATACCGTATTAAGATTTGATATAAgcgataaatttaatttaaaatcgtCAAATTGTTCCATATTcgaaagttttcgaaaaaaacgatataataGGTTATGTTTCTTTGATAATACAGTGTGAAACTATATTAGGGATCGAATTAGTTTTCGTTAACACGATGTAAATTGATTAAAACGAATATAGGTgctaaaattgatgaatttttgacaaatattgaaggaaattgacatattttgaaggttttttggaaaaatacagGGTGAAACGAAAGTAGTTTTGGTTAATACCGTATTAAGATTTGATATAAgcgataaatttaatttaaaatcgtCAAATTGTTCCATATTcgaaagttttcgaaaaaaacgatataataGGTTATGTTTCTTTGATAATACAGTGTGAAACTATATTAGGGATCGAATTAGTTTTCGTTAACACGATGTAAATTGATTAAAACGAATATAGGTgctaaaattgatgaatttttgacaaatattgaaggaaattgacatattttgaaggttttttggaaaaatacagGGTGAAACGAAAGTAGTTTTGGTTAATACCGTATTAAGATTTGATATAAgcgataaatttaatttaaaatcgtCAAATTGTTCCATATTcgaaagttttcgaaaaaaacgatataataGGTTATGTTTCTTTGATAATACAGTGTGAAACTATATTAGGGATCGAATTAGTTTTCGTTAACACGATGTAAATTGATTAAAACGAATATAGGTgctaaaattgatgaatttttgacaaatattgaaggaaattgacatattttgaaggttttttggaaaaatacagGGTGAAACGAAAGTAGTTTTGGTTAATACCGTATTAAGATTTGATATAAccgataaatttaatttaaaatcgtCAAATTGTTCCATATTcgaaagttttcgaaaaaaacgatataataGGTTATGTTTCTTTGATAATACAGTGCGAAACGACATTAGGGATCGATATTAGTTTTCGTTAACACGATGTAAATTGATTAAAACGAATATAGGTgctaaaattgatgaatttttgacaaatattgaaggaaattgacatattttgaaggttttttggaaaaatacagGGTGAAACGAAAGTAGTTTTGGTTAATACCGTATTAAGATTTGATATAAccgataaatttaatttaaaatcgtCAAATTGTTCCATATTCGAAAGTTTTCGTAAAAAACGATATAATAGGTTATGTTTCTTTGATAATACAGTGCGAAACGACATTAGGGATCGATATTAGTTTCCGTTAACACGAtgtaaatttgattaaaactaCTATAGGTACTGAAATTAATCCAATATcactatttttgtaaaaaaatcaacatatttcggtattttttttttagaaaaaagtctGTATAAAACGACATTAATCGTAATTAACTCAATTTAAACGTACCAAGATTATTACGtatccaaaaaattttcataaaaaaaaaaccgatatatttaatcatattaatttgaaaatacagcGCGAGAcgaaaaaattcgtattttttttgctaaaacgACAGTAAGTTCCGTTAAAACCGTACCATAATTCGAAACCAAAAACATACAAGTTTGCACCGAAACTacgaaataccaaaaaaaaaaaatttttttttttcaaaatacagcGCGAGACGACACtaacgataaaatattttacgtaCCCTCTAGATCTGGAAGTGGATCTTGAATTCGAAGACGATATCAAACTCGACGTATCCGAATAGAGATCGTCCTGATCGTCGTATATACCCAAAGAGGctttttgaaatttcgaaattctctCTTCCCTCACAATTTCCAATCGCGCCGTAAATTTATCGACCAGATCGGaataattatcgattttttccaaCATCGTCGACATATATTCAAGTAGTTTCGGTATTATTTGCGTTCCTAAAAACGAATAATCGCgtaacgaaaaaaaatcgatataaaaacaatttttttacctATAAAATGATATTCTCGATAAGTTTCAGCCAAACAAATCGATTTTCTGAAATGGTTCTGTTCGAATAACACGTTCACGGCCGTCTTATAATCCTTTATATAAGTTTCTAACAATATAACGGCGTCGTCAGTTCTGCGTACTTTAACCAAATCCTCGGCCAATTCCTTCAACAATTTAACCTCATCCTCGGTattgtaattcaattttttaataagacTAACAACTTCCCGCCATTCCAATCCTCTTTTATATTCCATCAAAGCCTCCCCGTACAATTTGGCCCGTTTCAAAATCATCCCCGCTTCGTTGTACCTCCTCGCCACCGATAAAGTTTTGGCGTACAAAACTGTCAccaatttgaaatgtttatggTAATTTTCGATACTCAAATAAGCAACGTCTTCCAAATGATTTCTAACTATGAAATTCGTTATCGATTCCTCGTCGGCTATCGGGTATCTCAACAGATATTTAACGGCCCCGCTGAGGTTTCTACCGCGCACGCTCATCTTAAACTTCCTCTCCATAACGTCCATATCTCTCAGATAATTTATTTCCGGTTCGTATACTTTCGGATCTTCCATACTGTTCCGGTAAACCAACGACAAAAAATCGATGTCGAATAAATTGTAGGCGGCGTTTTCGACGTCTTTAAAATATTCTTGCAACAACAGCTGTTTCAATATTTTGCTACAAATCGATTCGTTTTCGATCCTATCGATATTGTATATATCTTTAATCGATTTCAAAGCGGATTTTAACGAAACGTGTTTCTGTTGTATGGCCACTATACTCGATAAATTTTTAACGCAATCGGTAGATACGAGATAATTCAATAAGTCTTCTATAATCGATCGTTTGTCGTAATTCAATTTGGGCGTTAAAAACGgcgaataattttgataaaacgtcttaaaacaattttcgttCACGTTAAATTCCGTCActatattcattaatattatattgtttttcgCAGCTCTGACGAAATCTTCGATACGATCGCGGAATCGATCGGGGTTTAAATCGATTAGTACGTTCGAATTGACTTTCTCGATTCTGAGTACGTGCAATACGTCGGACCATTTGTTTTCCTTCAACATATTTTCGATAACGTCGATCGTTATCATTTTGCAACTTATAGTTTCTAGGTTACCCCGGGGCATTTGTAATATTATTTGAGGGGACGTCAGGTCGGTGCAAGTTAAGATCGCGCCCCCCCGTTCGATTTCCCTGTTGAATAGGGTATTTAAGTTGATGTCGTTGGTGTATATGGCGTAATCTTGTAAACGTATGCAGTATAATTTCGAATTCGAATGCGTCAGGATCAAGTAATTGTTGAACACGTACACCGACGTTATACCGGAACACACCAAGTTATCGTTGACGTACAAATCTCGATTCGACGACAAGGCGAATTCGAACGTCAAATCTTGTATTAAATGTTTGGTTATGTATATGTAGCGACTGTTgtaatccaattttttatacgGTAAAATTAGGTTGGTATCGCTGTACGGTAAATAGAGATGGGCGCTGGGATTTTCCGTTTTTATCGTAACCGTTATTTCTTTATCGACGTTATTAATCGTTTTGTTAACATCGTTGCTAtgtaatattatttctaatcGATTTTCGTGCCAATTTAACGATTGGAAATTGATTAAATCGAATTCGTAATCTTTTACGCGAAATATCTCGTCGATTTTTTCGTCTTGtatgtataaaattttgatataaaaataggaATCGACGGCGACGCAAATATTTCTTATCGGGTGAAACGTTATCCTGTTTACGGGGGTATCGTTTTCGAAATTGAGATAATAATACGGCGGCGGtaggatttttttattaaacaaactgaaattgatgttttttccGTCGACGACGGCCACAATTGCGGTATTCGGACTTCTGTTGATTACGAATCGAAAATAACGATTTTCGATGTAACGCGACGTGTATACTATTAAAGTGCACGTcgtaaataaaatttcttgttgATTCGACCATTGGAAATTGTGTAAACGTGTTTTTGGCGGGTAATAAAGTTGTTGTTTCAAAAACCATCTACCGTTCGAGTACAAATAGATGTTTATAAAACTGTTTTCTACTTTATCTATGAACGAAACAGTCAATATATTCATTTGAGGATgataaagtaacttttttacCGCGCCCTGTAATAAATAAtacgaaattattaatttatttattaccaaATGTTAAATACATACGAGGACGGACCAAATGCGATCGAGACAAACGCAATGCTTCGAGAAAATGTCGAATTTAGACGATTTCCGAACCGAATCGTTCGACGCGCGCCAGTAATTCTTGAAATCGGGCTCTGTTGACGACGCGCCGCGTTCTCGACGACCGGTAACCGTGAAATGCGGAGCCGGTGGCGCGAGTAAACGCGTTTTCAACTTCGCGCTTCGAGAAAATGTCGAATTTCGACGATTTTCGAACCGAATCGTTCGACGCGCGCCAGTAATTCTTGAAATCGGGCTCTGTTGACGACGCGCCGCGTTCTCGACGACCGGTAACCGTGAAATGCGGAGCCGGTGGCGCGAGTAAACGCGTTTTCAACTTCGCGCTTCGAGAAAATGTCGAATTTCGACGATTTCCGAACCGAATCGTTCGACGCGCGCCAGTAATTCTTGAAATCGGGCTCTGTTGACGACGCGCCGCGTTCTCGACGACCGGTAACCGTGAAATGCGGAGCCGGTGACGCGAGTGAACGCGTTTTCAACTTCGCGCTTCGAGAAAATGTCGAATTTCGACGATTTCCGAATCGAATCGTTCGACGCGCGCCAGTAATTCTTGAAATCGGGCTCTGTTGACGACGCGCCGCGTTCTCGACGACCGGTAACCGTGAAATGCGGAGCCGGTGACGCGAGTGAACGCGTTTTCAACTTCGCGCTTCGAGAAAATGTCGAATTTCGACGATTTCCGAATCGAATCGTTCGACGCGCGCCAGTAATTCTTGAAATCGGGCTCTGTTGACGACGCGCCGCGTTCTCGACGACCGGTATCCGTGAAATGCGGAGCCGGTGGCGCGAAAACGCGTTTTCAACTTCGCGCTTCGAGAAAATGTCGAATTTAGACGATTTCCGAACCGAATCGTTCGACGCGCGCCAGAAATTCTTGAAATCGGGCTCTGTTGACGACGCGCCGCGTTCTCGACGACCGGTATCCGTGAAATGCGGAACCGGCGGCGCTGGCGTCGATCAACTTCGAATTTCCGATCGTGTTTCGCGACGAATACCGAAAAGCTTGTACTATCCGGCGTTGATGATGATTTTTCGATCGCTCGAAACGATTTTCCAGCCGAACCGAACCAGAATCctcaagaagaagaattaaacttTCCCGGAGGGTTTGTACGGGCGTTACGCGCGAGTCGATAGTTTTTTTAGGGTCAAATGTATCTGGAAATACTCGAATCAAATCGCGACGATCCAATATTCAGTTTGGAGAATGGATAGGCAGACGAAGATTCCTTAAGTGGCCGGCTCGGTGAAATGAACTGACACCctgtgattttttttccttttccttacggtatttcttcttcttgttgtTGGTACATTACTCCCAGAATAATTTTATCTATGGATCTGGTTGTTTTCGCTTCGAACGACGTTTGTAGTATAGTTTCGCGTTAAAAAACTTCCAATCGGATGGATTTTTGAAGTTTGGGAACCAATTGCGTGTTTTTGCCGGTTCGCGCCGTTAGTTCGTATCATTTTCGACTATTTCGCGGTCATTTTCGGCCTATTCGATTACAGTGAACGTACTCGGGTATTCAATACCggtttaattttgtaaattaatgcCTTTTTACATCGGAAAACTAATGAAAACACGTCGCGCTACGGTGATCGGTACTTAACGTTCACTCACGGTGTTTTTCTCGATTATATTCGAACCCCCCTCGTAAatataatgaacacactgtttattaTTACCACTACCAGGAGTCACAATCACACTGAaacacgtttcgataaccaagttggCATCTTCAGAGAGTTCGTcttctctgaagatgataacttggttatagaaacgcgcttCAGTGTGATTGTGTATGTTGGTACAGTAGTAATACTGAACAGTGTGTTTAGAACAGTTCAAATTCTGACCCAAATTACTATATTGTTCCAATTCTAGCTGTTTGTTTTTGTAAGCGTATTAATTTTAGTTACCTTAATGTCTGGCATGTCATATTCGGCTTtaactttacaatttttttcaaatatcactaatttgatgttttcttcattttttgcgATACAAGCAATGCATTGTCCTTTTCCCATAAAAGCCACGACGTCTTGTAGGTTCGTATATGGTTCAGATTGATTCAATGCGTTCAAATCGGCGTCAAATACTTTAATATTACGttgattgtttgaaaaataatttacaacaaataattcCCCGTTACCTCTCCATGAAATTTTAGGCGGACCCGTAGGAGCCTTTTGAACGTCTACAATAATTAAAATCTTAatggtatatataaaaaaatcgttatagTTACCTTTTTGTGTTACAacgttttttttcatttttttcggtCCTTGGAATTGTGTGTAAATTGAACCCCATCCCGAGAGAATAGGAACGGGAACGTTCGCACCTAGATacgatttattttgaaattcgatAGAGTATTTGGAGCAAACATAAGaagttatttcataatttttatgtatgacAATGAGGAGCGTTTCTAAAGGATTCCAACATATTTCAACGATTGGATTTTCTACAGATAAAGTAAAcaatttagttttgttttcgatATCATATAGAATGAGGTCATTTTCGGTTGCCAAAAAAA is a window encoding:
- the LOC130449225 gene encoding elongator complex protein 1, whose product is MENIEELYCHLTEIELHKPTTEIYFDYSDDVVCQVHNNNLTIYQEGNIDDNIIQNYNIDVTDKVIYVKYLSIFNIVFLATENDLILYDIENKTKLFTLSVENPIVEICWNPLETLLIVIHKNYEITSYVCSKYSIEFQNKSYLGANVPVPILSGWGSIYTQFQGPKKMKKNVVTQKDVQKAPTGPPKISWRGNGELFVVNYFSNNQRNIKVFDADLNALNQSEPYTNLQDVVAFMGKGQCIACIAKNEENIKLVIFEKNCKVKAEYDMPDIKGAVKKLLYHPQMNILTVSFIDKVENSFINIYLYSNGRWFLKQQLYYPPKTRLHNFQWSNQQEILFTTCTLIVYTSRYIENRYFRFVINRSPNTAIVAVVDGKNINFSLFNKKILPPPYYYLNFENDTPVNRITFHPIRNICVAVDSYFYIKILYIQDEKIDEIFRVKDYEFDLINFQSLNWHENRLEIILHSNDVNKTINNVDKEITVTIKTENPSAHLYLPYSDTNLILPYKKLDYNSRYIYITKHLIQDLTFEFALSSNRDLYVNDNLVCSGITSVYVFNNYLILTHSNSKLYCIRLQDYAIYTNDINLNTLFNREIERGGAILTCTDLTSPQIILQMPRGNLETISCKMITIDVIENMLKENKWSDVLHVLRIEKVNSNVLIDLNPDRFRDRIEDFVRAAKNNIILMNIVTEFNVNENCFKTFYQNYSPFLTPKLNYDKRSIIEDLLNYLVSTDCVKNLSSIVAIQQKHVSLKSALKSIKDIYNIDRIENESICSKILKQLLLQEYFKDVENAAYNLFDIDFLSLVYRNSMEDPKVYEPEINYLRDMDVMERKFKMSVRGRNLSGAVKYLLRYPIADEESITNFIVRNHLEDVAYLSIENYHKHFKLVTVLYAKTLSVARRYNEAGMILKRAKLYGEALMEYKRGLEWREVVSLIKKLNYNTEDEVKLLKELAEDLVKVRRTDDAVILLETYIKDYKTAVNVLFEQNHFRKSICLAETYREYHFIGTQIIPKLLEYMSTMLEKIDNYSDLVDKFTARLEIVREERISKFQKASLGIYDDQDDLYSDTSSLISSSNSRSTSRSRGTSLSSRNRRKEERKKIDLKEGGFYEDIALIRTLHILYGEIMNLGEEVKELCLAGYGYDVELTTRLHKNLCELQDKIVEKIPKIWPEVFVKEDESTDVVVSAIIQNKQDLDPEFRSPPQTSQLKSWRLELFL